The Triticum aestivum cultivar Chinese Spring chromosome 3A, IWGSC CS RefSeq v2.1, whole genome shotgun sequence genome includes a region encoding these proteins:
- the LOC123056837 gene encoding uncharacterized protein, whose translation MWRMTKSQRRQTFINVLKFWSASFNGVPLVQKFRPKIGKRKTKRKSGPTHAKHIPSLSPSPSPSHSRQVSRSSDGAPSASASASSSPTTPLPQSPTHPNHFLPSPTPTSCACEERFIEEPLSKAIDACWIRCLCFSLVLDSDPPPSLGAAHAGKLAAAVGLDGGEQEAGEVDHKGLHGLHLRPLAGGLLVASASRSISDWHKLQVLGEPDEEADCRVPGGWPGGAHQCLQLLLAPKSASTSRSRSWFTSARRLTRWCSPTPTAPNVCQELIHMQGSPASRPPRCGSACSVMPSMWGKYVPFTGIAKQFSSL comes from the exons ATGTGGCGCATGACCAAATCTCAAAGGCGCCAG ACCTTTATTAACGTCTTGAAATTTTGGTCCGCGTCCTTCAATGGCGTCCCTCTTGTTCAAAAATTTCGGCCCAAAAtaggaaaaagaaaaacaaaaagaaaatcagGCCCGACCCACGCAAAACATATTCCCTCCCTTTCCCCTTCTCCTTCCCCGTCACACAGCCGTCAGGTCTCCCGCTCCAGCGACGGCGCCCCTTCCGcctctgcctccgcctcctcctcgccgaccACGCCCCTCCCGCAATCTCCCACACATCCAAACCACTTTCTCCCCTCTCCCACCCCCACCTCCTGCGCCTGCGAGGAGCGATTCATCGAGGAACCGCTGAGCAAGGCCATCGACGCGTGCTGGATCCGGTGTCTCTGTTTCTCTCTCGTGCTCGATTCCGATCCACCCCCTTCTCTCGGCGCGGCGCATGCTGGAAAGCTCGCTGCTGCGGTGGGCCTTGACGGCGGCGAGCAGGAAGCCGGCGAGGTAGACCACAAGGGCCTTCATGGGCTCCACCTGCGCCCTCTTGCTGGCGGACTGCTGGTCGCCTCGGCCTCCCGCAGCATCTCCGACTGGCACAAGCTGCAGGTCCTGGGTGAG CCCGACGAAGAAGCTGATTGTCGAGTGCCAGGTGGCTGGCCTGGGGGTGCTCACCAATGCCTACAACTTCTACTGGCTCCCAAGAGCGCATCCACAT CCCGGAGCAGAAGCTGGTTCACGAGTGCCAGGCGGTTGACCAGGTGGTGCTCACCAACGCCTACTGCTCCTAATGTCTGCCAAGAGCTTATCCACAT GCAAGGCAGTCCGGCGTCCCGCCCCCCAAGATGCGGGTCTGCATGCTCGGTGATGCCAAGCATGTGGGGGAAGTATGTGCCGTTTACTGGTATTGCTAAGCAATTCTCCTCTCTATAA